The Verrucomicrobiota bacterium genomic sequence GTCAGGCCATCGTAAAACCTGCGGTGAGCCAGATTAAGGAAGTTGGCCACCGTCACCGGAGCCTTGGCCGGGTACAACGTGGCCTGGATGTCGCCTTTGGAGGTATGAAGGATGATCCTGGTGTCCTGAAGCATGCCGGAACCCTCGACGCAGAGGCAGGAATTGCCAACCGGGATTTGGTTGGTGCGACCGGTTCAGCAAACCCGACGGGAAATTTACAAATCAGCCTTTGCGGAATGGGGATTTAACGCCTACAGGGGGGCATGGTGAAAGTCGGGCTCGTTCAGATGTCGTGCTCTCTCGATCCCGCCCGGAACTTGGAAAAGGCGATCCTGAAGATCCGCGAAGCGGCGTCCCGCGGGGCACAGATCGTTTGTCTGCAGGAACTATTTACCACGGTTTATTTCTGCCAGGTGGAAGACCACAAGTACTTCAAATTTGCCGAACCTATCCCGGGCCCCGCGACCGAACGCCTGGCTGCCGTGGCTAAAGAGGCGGGGATAGTGGTCATCGGATCGCTGTTCGAGAAACGGGCGGCGGGGCTCTACCACAACACGGCCGTGGTCATCGACGCAGACGGCACCTATCTCGGCAAGTATCGGAAGATGCACATCCCGGATGACCCGCTGTTTTATGAGAAATTCTATTTCACTCCGGGCGACCTGGGTTTCAGGTCCTGGCAGACAAAGTTCGCACGCATCGGCGTCCTCGTGTGCTGGGACCAGTGGTACCCGGAGGCGGCGCGACTAACCGCACTGCAGGGCGCCGAGATCCTGTTTTACCCGACGGCGATCGGCTGGCACCCGTCAGAAAAAGCGAAATTCGGCGAGCGCCAGCATCGTTCGTGGGAAACCATCCAGCGAAGCCACGCCATTGCCAATGGGTGTTACGTGGTCGTTCCCAACCGGGTAGGTCACGAAGCACCCGACGGGGGTGAAGGCATTGACTTCTGGGGTCAAAGCTTTGTCGCCGACCCCTCAGGCGAAGTCATCGTGAAAGGGTCCGTTGAGAAGGAAGAGGTGTTGGTTGCGGGCATTGATCTGCAGGAACTTGACCAACAGCGCACCCACTGGCCGTTTTTGCGGGACCGCCGGATCGACGCGTACGGTCAGCTCGTGCAGCGCTACCTGGACTAGCTCGGACCCTGCAGAATGAATGGCTGCCGGTCACAGGGACGGCCAAACCGTCCGGGGAACGTACCTTTAGATCTGTCGCGCGTATGAGCGAGGGCGCCCTCCCCGGATCACTTCGCCCGTCCAGCCCGGGATCGCCGGCGGCGGCAGGGTACCGGATGCCTGCCGAATGGGAACCGCACGCCGCTACCTGGCTTTCCTGGCCGCGCAGAGAGGGCATCAGTTTTCCGGACGCCTACGACGAGGTGATGCCGGCATTTCGCCGGATGGTGGACGCCTTGCGCGAGTCGGAGCCGGTCCGCATCAACGTCCGGGATGCGCAGCACGAGGACGACGTACGCAGGGTCCTGGCCGGCATTGACCTGGCGCACGTGCATTTCTTCCGTATCCCAACCAACGAACCCTGGTGCCGGGATCATGGCCCGATGTTTATCAAGAGAGACCGGGACCGCTCCGTGGCGATCGTCGATTGGAATTACAAC encodes the following:
- a CDS encoding carbon-nitrogen hydrolase, producing MVKVGLVQMSCSLDPARNLEKAILKIREAASRGAQIVCLQELFTTVYFCQVEDHKYFKFAEPIPGPATERLAAVAKEAGIVVIGSLFEKRAAGLYHNTAVVIDADGTYLGKYRKMHIPDDPLFYEKFYFTPGDLGFRSWQTKFARIGVLVCWDQWYPEAARLTALQGAEILFYPTAIGWHPSEKAKFGERQHRSWETIQRSHAIANGCYVVVPNRVGHEAPDGGEGIDFWGQSFVADPSGEVIVKGSVEKEEVLVAGIDLQELDQQRTHWPFLRDRRIDAYGQLVQRYLD